The following is a genomic window from Actinomadura sp. WMMB 499.
CCACTTACATGTATGCGCCGTGACCTGCGGGAACGTTCTACTGTCCGTGCGGTGAGGGCTACTCTTCCTCGTTCGGGGAGGACGTGGGGAGGACAGAAGACCGGGCATTCGCGGCCGGGATCTTCCTTGGCACCAGTGCTGCAGCGGCTTCGGCGGCCTCGGGGAGGACGCTGGTGTAGGTGTCGGCCGTGATGGCGAGCGAGGAGTGCCGCAGCAACGCCTGGACCAGCTTCATGTCCGCGCCACCGGCGAGCATCAGCGTCGCGGCGCCGTGGCGCAGGTCGTGCAGGCGGACGGGCGGCAGCCCGGCGTCGTGGGCGAGCCGGGCGAACGCGTCGGTCACATGATCGGGATGCAGCGCCGAGCCGTCCCGGCGGGTGAAGACCTTTCCTGAGTCCTGCCACGCCCGGCCCCACTCCGCCCTGACCTCTTCCTGGCACCGACGGTGGGTTCGCAGCACGGCCACAGTGGCCGAGTCGAGCGCGATCGTGTCATCGCCGCCCTCGGACTTGGGGTCGCCGTCCTCGATCTCCCCATAGGTGATCTTCACGCGGTTCTCCCGGACGGTCAGCGTCGCCGCGTCCAAGTCGAGGTCCGGCCACGCGAGCCCGCAAGCCTCACCGCGTCGCAACCCCCGGAAAGCCATCAGGTGGAACAGCGGATACAAAGGGTGGTCGGTCGCGTGATCGAGGAAAATCCCGATCTGTTCGGGTGTCCACACCATCACCCGTGAAGGGCGCTGTAGCGACGCCCAGACCTT
Proteins encoded in this region:
- a CDS encoding tyrosine recombinase XerC, which encodes MRYTLGQYLDEWLDGHRGLRRSTRKSYGEHIEYYLKPHLGHIELDRLRVAHVNEMFAAIDADNERITCAAEERRRLLAAARQAWRSGDKTAHKAARAELAGLSPHRRTVGAATMQRIRATLRSALADAVRQGLATENVAKLAKLETGKRPKALVWTTERVTAWQNAYERELVAERERAGGCTGSAFKVWASLQRPSRVMVWTPEQIGIFLDHATDHPLYPLFHLMAFRGLRRGEACGLAWPDLDLDAATLTVRENRVKITYGEIEDGDPKSEGGDDTIALDSATVAVLRTHRRCQEEVRAEWGRAWQDSGKVFTRRDGSALHPDHVTDAFARLAHDAGLPPVRLHDLRHGAATLMLAGGADMKLVQALLRHSSLAITADTYTSVLPEAAEAAAALVPRKIPAANARSSVLPTSSPNEEE